A genomic region of Gossypium hirsutum isolate 1008001.06 chromosome D01, Gossypium_hirsutum_v2.1, whole genome shotgun sequence contains the following coding sequences:
- the LOC107928208 gene encoding ubiquitin-conjugating enzyme E2 variant 1D, giving the protein MTLGSGGSSVVVPRNFRLLEELERGEKGIGDGTVSYGMDDGDDIYMRSWTGTIIGPHNTVHEGRIYQLKLFCDKDYPEKPPSVRFHSRINMTCVNHETGVVEPKKFGLLANWQREYTMEDLLTQLKKEMAAPHNRKLVQPPEGTYF; this is encoded by the exons ATGACGCTTGGCTCAGGAGGATCCAGTGTTGTGG TGCCTCGGAACTTCAGATTGCTGGAGGAGCTTGAGCGTGGAGAAAAAGGTATTGGAGATGGTACTGTCAGCTATGGAATGGATGACGGAGATGACATTTACATGCGCTCTTGGACTGGCACCATTATTGGTCCTCATAAT ACTGTACATGAAGGTCGAATCTATCAGCTGAAGCTGTTCTGTGATAAAGATTATCCAGAGAAGCCACCAAGCGTCCGTTTTCATTCAAGAATCAACATGACTTGTGTTAACCACGAAACTGGAGTG GTGGAACCAAAGAAGTTTGGACTTCTTGCAAATTGGCAGAGGGAGTATACCATGGAGGATTTACTGACACAGCTGAAAAAGGAGATGGCGGCACCACATAACCGAAAGCTGGTTCAACCTCCCGAGGGTACCTACTTCTAG